A genome region from Micromonospora peucetia includes the following:
- a CDS encoding YkvA family protein has translation MGKTLKRSAAFSALARALATGSRGGPSLGARLGALPRMIRATTRGEYDGGLRLALMTAATAYIVSPIDLLPEIPLAIFGLADDAVMVTWLAGSVLAETERFLEWEARRSSVIPGHVAS, from the coding sequence ATGGGGAAGACATTGAAACGCAGCGCGGCGTTCAGCGCGCTGGCCCGGGCGCTCGCGACCGGGTCGCGGGGCGGGCCGTCGCTCGGGGCACGGCTGGGCGCGCTGCCCCGCATGATCCGGGCGACCACCCGGGGGGAGTACGACGGCGGCCTGCGGCTGGCCCTGATGACCGCGGCGACGGCGTACATCGTCTCGCCGATCGACCTGCTTCCGGAGATTCCGCTGGCGATCTTCGGGCTGGCCGACGACGCGGTCATGGTGACCTGGCTGGCCGGCAGCGTGCTGGCCGAGACCGAGCGGTTCCTGGAGTGGGAGGCCCGGCGCAGCTCAGTGATCCCCGGACACGTGGCGTCCTGA
- a CDS encoding GNAT family N-acetyltransferase → MTVTLRPAAVDDLMAVGALHQRSRVAAYSAFLPAEALADPTPEAMGAYWTERWTWERDEHRMTVVERDGRLVGFSYLGPDDEGDPATGLLNAIHLDPAEQGRGTGRALMVDALDAMRARDWSRAVLWVLASNAHARHFYERGGWTPTGTARDEHVGPAVTPQLRYARRL, encoded by the coding sequence GTGACGGTCACCCTGCGCCCCGCCGCCGTCGACGATCTGATGGCGGTGGGCGCCCTGCACCAGCGTTCCCGGGTCGCCGCCTACTCGGCCTTCCTGCCGGCGGAGGCGCTGGCCGACCCGACGCCCGAGGCGATGGGCGCCTACTGGACCGAGCGCTGGACGTGGGAGCGGGACGAGCACCGGATGACCGTGGTCGAGCGCGACGGCCGGCTGGTCGGGTTCAGCTATCTCGGCCCCGACGACGAGGGCGACCCGGCGACGGGCCTGCTCAACGCCATCCACCTCGACCCGGCCGAGCAGGGCCGGGGCACCGGCCGCGCCCTGATGGTCGACGCGCTGGACGCCATGCGGGCGCGCGACTGGTCCCGTGCGGTGCTCTGGGTGCTGGCGTCGAACGCGCACGCGCGGCATTTCTACGAGCGCGGCGGCTGGACCCCCACCGGCACGGCCCGGGACGAGCATGTCGGCCCGGCGGTCACGCCCCAGCTCCGGTACGCCCGACGGCTCTGA
- the ngg gene encoding N-acetylglutaminylglutamine synthetase: MNDTLATGAARPDRLRGGRRRERVGPGGDPMAPEPAEPPTREGDTDVVLDCGWGRLVFGQTFAEQAAVAAVLRSEAAGSRDICVYLRDPHVLVSRLPDELFIDPSLTYRLPLGDDRPTADEDEVPGLAIRPLADAADADAVNRIYARNGMVTAPVDVLVANARTDRFLHLVAEDATGEIVGTITGVDHVAVFDDPDEGASLWCLTVDFNTAPPGTGQALITALAARLVERGRAYVDLSVLAENAGAIRLYERLGFYRMSMLCVKRKNPINERLFLPATPEGYDRLNPYARIVADEAMRRGIRVEVTDPAWGELRLSSGGRTVLTRESLSELTSAVAMSRCDDKRVTRRILTEAGLSVPRGRTATGDDGDAAFLAEVGRVVVKPARGEQGNGITVGVRSPEALAAAVALATRFCPDVLIEQMHTGEDLRVIVIDHEVVAAAVRRPASITGDGVHDIAELIERQSRRRAAATGGESRIPLDDLTRDVLADAGLEPHDMLPEGKVLAVRRTANLHTGGTIHDVTAELHPTIAEACVAASRALDIPVTGLDLLVAAPDRPEHVFIEANERPGLANHEPQPTAECFVNLLFPGTRAPQRLWTPAGPGGAA; the protein is encoded by the coding sequence GTGAACGACACCCTGGCGACCGGCGCGGCCCGGCCCGACCGGTTGCGTGGCGGGCGGCGACGGGAGCGGGTGGGCCCCGGCGGCGACCCGATGGCACCGGAGCCGGCGGAGCCGCCGACCCGGGAGGGCGACACGGACGTGGTGCTGGACTGCGGCTGGGGGCGGCTCGTCTTCGGGCAGACCTTCGCCGAGCAGGCCGCCGTCGCCGCCGTGTTGCGTTCCGAGGCCGCCGGTTCCCGGGACATCTGCGTCTACCTGCGCGACCCGCACGTGCTGGTGTCCCGGCTGCCCGACGAGTTGTTCATCGACCCGTCGCTGACCTACCGGCTGCCGCTCGGCGACGACCGGCCGACCGCCGACGAGGACGAAGTCCCGGGGCTGGCCATCCGCCCGCTGGCCGACGCCGCCGACGCGGACGCGGTGAACCGGATCTACGCCCGCAACGGCATGGTCACCGCGCCGGTCGACGTGCTCGTCGCCAACGCGCGTACGGACCGGTTCCTGCACCTGGTCGCCGAGGACGCCACCGGCGAGATCGTCGGCACCATCACCGGCGTCGACCACGTCGCGGTCTTCGACGACCCGGACGAAGGGGCAAGTTTGTGGTGCCTCACCGTCGACTTCAACACCGCGCCGCCGGGCACCGGCCAGGCGCTGATCACCGCGCTGGCCGCCCGGCTGGTCGAGCGGGGCCGGGCGTACGTGGACCTGTCGGTGCTCGCCGAGAACGCCGGGGCGATCCGGCTCTACGAGCGGCTCGGCTTCTACCGGATGTCGATGCTCTGCGTGAAGCGGAAGAACCCGATCAACGAGCGGCTCTTCCTGCCCGCCACGCCCGAGGGGTACGACCGGCTCAACCCGTACGCGAGGATCGTGGCCGACGAGGCGATGCGGCGCGGCATCCGGGTGGAGGTCACCGACCCGGCCTGGGGTGAGCTGCGGCTGAGCAGCGGCGGGCGGACCGTGCTGACCCGCGAGTCGCTGTCGGAGCTGACCTCGGCGGTGGCGATGAGCCGCTGCGACGACAAGCGGGTCACCCGCCGGATCCTCACCGAGGCGGGGCTGTCCGTGCCGCGTGGCCGGACCGCCACCGGCGACGACGGCGACGCCGCCTTCCTCGCCGAGGTCGGCCGGGTGGTGGTCAAGCCGGCGCGGGGCGAGCAGGGCAACGGGATCACGGTGGGCGTACGGAGCCCGGAGGCGCTGGCCGCCGCCGTCGCGCTGGCCACCCGGTTCTGCCCGGACGTGCTGATCGAACAGATGCACACCGGCGAGGACCTGCGGGTCATCGTCATCGACCACGAGGTGGTGGCCGCCGCCGTCCGGCGTCCCGCCTCGATCACCGGCGACGGGGTGCACGACATCGCCGAACTGATCGAGCGGCAGAGCCGCCGCCGGGCCGCCGCCACCGGTGGCGAGTCGCGGATCCCGCTCGACGACCTGACCCGGGACGTTCTCGCCGACGCCGGCCTCGAGCCGCACGACATGCTGCCGGAGGGGAAGGTGCTGGCCGTACGCAGGACCGCGAACCTGCACACCGGCGGCACCATCCACGACGTCACGGCCGAGCTGCACCCGACGATCGCCGAGGCGTGCGTGGCGGCCAGCCGCGCCCTGGACATCCCGGTCACCGGGCTGGACCTGCTGGTCGCCGCCCCGGACCGGCCCGAGCACGTCTTCATCGAGGCCAACGAGCGGCCCGGCCTGGCCAACCACGAGCCGCAGCCGACCGCCGAGTGCTTCGTCAACCTGCTCTTCCCGGGCACCCGCGCACCGCAGCGGCTCTGGACCCCGGCCGGACCGGGAGGTGCCGCGTGA
- a CDS encoding N-acetylglutaminylglutamine amidotransferase, producing MCGLAGEFRRDGSRADVAAVERMAATMSDRGPDDSGVWAQGPTALGHRRLKIIDLSAASGQPLVDPGAGLTGVFNGCIYNYRELREELQAKGHRFFSSGDSEVVLKAYAEWGLDFVDHLIGMFAVAISERDTGRLVLARDRLGIKPLYLAETPGVVRFASTLPALLAGGGIDTSIDPVALAHYLSFHSIVPPPRTILRGVTKLPPATVRVYEADGRTSERVYWDPAFTRSAERAGWSEQDWQDALLESLTTAVRRRMVADVPVGVLLSGGLDSSLVVALLAGEGQRGLSTFSIGFDAVGGREGDEFRYSDLVAKTFDTDHHQIRVAAADLVPPLEAAVAAMSEPMVSHDCVAFHLLSEVVSQHVKVVQSGQGADEILGGYHWYPPLARIGRDQALDTYAGAFFDRDAAGLARVLNPAWLADGDPAREFVAAHLGRAGAETAVDAALRIDTQVMLTDDPVKRVDNMTMAHGLEARVPFLDHEFVELAASCPPELKLAQGGKGVLKEIGRRMLPHEVIDRPKGYFPVPGLTHLEGKLLDRVTDALRAPEARRRDLFRADYVDALLADPNAELTPLNGNKLWQLGLLEMWLQSHGID from the coding sequence ATGTGCGGACTTGCGGGAGAGTTCCGTCGTGACGGTTCACGCGCCGATGTGGCAGCGGTGGAGCGCATGGCGGCCACGATGAGCGACCGGGGGCCCGACGACAGCGGCGTCTGGGCCCAGGGCCCCACCGCCCTCGGACACCGACGCCTGAAGATCATCGACCTCTCCGCCGCGAGCGGACAACCGCTGGTCGATCCCGGCGCGGGACTGACCGGCGTCTTCAACGGGTGCATCTACAACTACCGCGAGCTGCGCGAGGAACTCCAGGCCAAGGGTCATCGGTTCTTCTCCTCCGGCGACAGCGAGGTCGTGCTCAAGGCGTACGCCGAATGGGGTCTCGACTTCGTCGACCACCTGATCGGCATGTTCGCCGTGGCGATCAGCGAGCGGGACACCGGCCGGCTGGTGCTGGCCCGGGACCGGCTCGGCATCAAGCCGCTCTACCTGGCCGAGACGCCCGGCGTGGTGCGCTTCGCCAGCACCCTGCCCGCGCTGCTGGCCGGGGGCGGGATCGACACCAGCATCGACCCGGTCGCGCTCGCGCACTACCTGAGCTTCCACAGCATCGTGCCGCCACCGCGCACCATCCTGCGCGGCGTCACCAAGCTGCCCCCGGCGACCGTACGGGTCTACGAGGCGGACGGCCGCACCTCCGAGCGGGTCTACTGGGATCCGGCCTTCACCCGCTCCGCCGAGCGGGCCGGCTGGTCCGAGCAGGACTGGCAGGACGCGCTGTTGGAGTCGCTGACCACCGCCGTACGACGGCGGATGGTCGCCGACGTGCCGGTCGGCGTGCTGCTCTCCGGCGGCCTGGACTCCAGCCTGGTGGTCGCCCTGCTGGCCGGGGAGGGCCAGCGCGGGCTGTCCACCTTCTCCATCGGCTTCGATGCGGTCGGCGGCCGGGAGGGCGACGAGTTCCGCTACTCCGACCTGGTCGCGAAGACGTTCGACACCGACCACCACCAGATCCGGGTGGCCGCCGCCGACCTGGTGCCGCCACTGGAGGCGGCCGTCGCCGCGATGTCCGAGCCGATGGTCAGCCACGACTGCGTGGCGTTCCACCTGCTCAGCGAGGTGGTGTCGCAGCACGTCAAGGTGGTCCAGTCCGGTCAGGGCGCGGACGAGATCCTCGGCGGCTACCACTGGTATCCGCCGCTCGCCCGGATCGGTCGGGACCAGGCGCTCGACACGTACGCCGGGGCCTTCTTCGACCGGGACGCGGCCGGTCTGGCCCGGGTGCTGAACCCGGCCTGGCTGGCCGACGGCGACCCGGCGCGGGAGTTCGTGGCCGCGCACCTGGGCCGGGCCGGCGCGGAGACCGCCGTCGACGCCGCCCTGCGGATCGACACCCAGGTCATGCTGACCGACGACCCGGTCAAGCGGGTGGACAACATGACGATGGCGCACGGGCTGGAGGCCCGGGTGCCGTTCCTCGACCACGAGTTCGTCGAACTCGCCGCGAGCTGCCCGCCGGAGCTCAAGCTGGCGCAGGGCGGCAAGGGGGTACTCAAGGAGATCGGCCGCCGGATGCTGCCGCACGAGGTCATCGACCGGCCCAAGGGCTACTTCCCCGTGCCGGGCCTCACCCACCTGGAGGGCAAGCTCCTCGACCGGGTGACCGACGCGCTGCGCGCGCCCGAGGCCCGCCGCCGCGACCTGTTCCGCGCCGATTACGTCGACGCCCTGCTCGCCGACCCGAACGCCGAACTGACCCCGTTGAACGGAAACAAGCTGTGGCAACTCGGACTCCTGGAAATGTGGCTCCAGAGCCACGGAATCGACTGA
- a CDS encoding cystathionine beta-synthase: MRYYDNVVELIGNTPLVRLRNVTAGIQATVLAKVEYLNPGGSVKDRIALRMVEDAEKAGILQPGGTIVEPTSGNTGVGLALVAQLRGYKCVFVCPDKVSQDKQDVLRAYGAEVVVCPTAVAPEDPRSYYNVSDRLAREIPGAWKPNQYSNPANPRSHYETTGPELWEQTGGEITHFVAGVGTGGTISGIGRYLKEASEGRVKVVGADPEGSVYSGGTGRPYLVEGVGEDFWPETYDRGVADEIIEVSDKASFEMTRRLAREEGLLVGGSCGMAVVAALEVARRAGPDDVVVVLLPDSGKGYLSKIFNDTWMARYGFLDNSGAEPTVADALAGKPGGLPELVHVHPTETVRDAIDYMREYGVSQLPVLKAEPPVVTGEVAGSIAERDLLDALFTGQAHLHDTIERHMADPLPMIGGGQPVSEAVGLLEKSDAALVLVDGKPKGVLTRQDLLAHLGAH, translated from the coding sequence GTGCGGTACTACGACAACGTCGTCGAGCTGATCGGCAACACCCCGCTGGTACGGCTGCGCAATGTCACGGCCGGCATCCAGGCCACCGTGCTGGCGAAGGTGGAGTACCTCAACCCGGGCGGTTCGGTGAAGGACCGGATCGCGCTGCGGATGGTGGAGGACGCGGAGAAGGCGGGCATCCTCCAGCCCGGCGGCACGATCGTCGAGCCGACCAGCGGCAACACCGGCGTCGGCCTGGCGCTGGTGGCGCAGCTGCGGGGCTACAAGTGCGTCTTCGTCTGCCCTGACAAGGTCAGCCAGGACAAGCAGGACGTGCTGCGCGCGTACGGCGCGGAGGTGGTGGTCTGCCCGACCGCCGTGGCCCCGGAGGACCCGCGCTCCTACTACAACGTCTCCGACCGGCTGGCCCGGGAGATCCCCGGCGCCTGGAAGCCCAACCAGTACAGCAACCCGGCCAACCCGCGCTCGCACTACGAGACCACCGGCCCCGAGCTGTGGGAGCAGACCGGGGGCGAGATCACCCACTTCGTGGCGGGCGTCGGCACCGGCGGCACCATCTCCGGCATCGGACGCTACCTGAAGGAGGCGTCGGAGGGCCGGGTCAAGGTCGTCGGCGCCGACCCGGAGGGCTCCGTCTACTCCGGCGGCACCGGCCGGCCGTATCTGGTCGAGGGCGTCGGCGAGGACTTCTGGCCGGAGACGTACGACCGGGGCGTCGCCGACGAGATCATCGAGGTCTCCGACAAGGCGTCCTTCGAGATGACCCGGCGACTGGCCCGCGAGGAGGGGCTGCTGGTCGGTGGCTCGTGCGGGATGGCCGTGGTTGCCGCCTTGGAGGTGGCCCGCAGGGCCGGCCCGGACGACGTGGTCGTGGTGCTGCTGCCGGACAGCGGCAAGGGCTACCTGTCCAAGATCTTCAACGACACCTGGATGGCCCGGTACGGCTTCCTGGACAACTCCGGCGCGGAGCCGACGGTCGCCGACGCGCTCGCCGGCAAGCCGGGTGGCCTGCCCGAGCTGGTGCACGTGCACCCGACCGAGACGGTCCGCGACGCGATCGACTACATGCGTGAGTACGGCGTCTCACAGTTGCCGGTGCTCAAGGCCGAGCCCCCGGTGGTCACCGGCGAGGTGGCCGGCTCGATCGCCGAGCGGGACCTGCTCGACGCACTCTTCACCGGGCAGGCACACCTGCACGACACCATCGAGCGGCACATGGCCGACCCGCTGCCGATGATCGGCGGCGGGCAGCCGGTGAGCGAGGCGGTCGGCCTGCTGGAGAAGTCCGACGCCGCCCTGGTGCTGGTCGACGGCAAGCCGAAGGGCGTCCTCACCCGGCAGGACCTGCTGGCCCACCTCGGCGCCCACTGA
- a CDS encoding SGNH/GDSL hydrolase family protein codes for MSERFTPSGLANRLGRAATLSLIAGTVGGAAVLAGQAFAARRRRYAQPELALALRATVGRAGASPLRLVLLGDSSALGVGVGRLDETIGGQLANLLAEGPNGRRVHLSSVGVSGSRSTDLATQVARALLGEHPDVAVILIGANDATALRRPAEAAAYLAAAVHRLREAQVEVVVGTCPDLGAVRAIAPPLRQVVGWSGRRVARAQTAAVLDAGGTVVDLATETGPVFRADAGTLCHDGYHPSADGYRVWAHALLPAVAAAAVVASRH; via the coding sequence ATGAGCGAGCGCTTCACCCCCTCGGGGCTCGCCAATCGACTGGGCCGGGCGGCGACGCTCAGCCTGATCGCCGGCACGGTCGGCGGCGCCGCCGTCCTCGCCGGTCAGGCCTTCGCCGCCCGGCGCCGCCGGTACGCCCAACCGGAGCTGGCGCTCGCCCTGCGCGCCACGGTCGGGCGCGCCGGTGCGTCGCCGCTGCGACTGGTGCTGCTCGGCGACTCGTCCGCCCTCGGCGTCGGGGTCGGTCGCCTCGACGAGACCATCGGCGGCCAGCTGGCCAACCTGCTCGCCGAGGGCCCGAACGGCCGCCGGGTGCACCTGTCCAGCGTCGGCGTCTCCGGCTCGCGGTCGACCGACCTGGCCACCCAGGTGGCCCGGGCGCTGCTCGGTGAGCATCCCGACGTGGCGGTGATCCTGATCGGGGCCAATGACGCCACCGCCCTGCGTCGCCCGGCGGAGGCCGCCGCGTACCTCGCGGCGGCTGTGCACCGGCTCCGCGAGGCCCAGGTGGAGGTGGTCGTCGGCACGTGCCCCGACCTGGGCGCCGTACGCGCGATCGCGCCGCCGCTGCGGCAGGTGGTCGGCTGGTCCGGGCGTCGGGTGGCCCGCGCCCAGACGGCGGCGGTGCTCGACGCGGGCGGCACGGTGGTCGACCTGGCGACCGAGACCGGCCCGGTGTTCCGCGCCGACGCCGGGACGCTCTGCCACGACGGCTATCACCCCTCCGCCGACGGCTACCGGGTCTGGGCGCACGCCCTGCTGCCGGCTGTCGCCGCGGCGGCTGTGGTCGCCTCCAGGCACTGA
- a CDS encoding protocatechuate dioxygenase — translation MAAAHHDHHEGQRVSRRRLIAGIGSVGLAGLLAACGRDSGSVTTSTGETVSPQATTAKDLTALFADANTCRLTADTTQGPYYFDADKIRSDIREDRAGTRLRLAIRVQDSEKCGPLSNAVVEIWHCDAAGLYSGAEAQSSGGGGVPGGAPPSGAPGGARPGSPPAGGGAPGGGNGELADLTPTDDKRYLRGAQVTNADGIVEFTTVWPGWYRGRTVHVHAMVHIGTDRVLTTQLMFDEALNSKVFAAQPYAAHTGRDTFNDNDNIYDASMLLKVTEDGDGHLGVINFGVDADRDGQ, via the coding sequence ATGGCAGCCGCGCACCACGACCACCACGAGGGGCAGCGGGTCAGCCGTCGCCGCCTGATCGCCGGGATCGGCTCGGTGGGCCTGGCCGGCCTGCTGGCGGCCTGCGGCCGGGACAGCGGGAGCGTCACCACCTCCACGGGGGAGACGGTGAGCCCGCAGGCGACCACGGCGAAGGACCTGACAGCGCTCTTCGCCGACGCGAACACGTGCCGGCTGACCGCCGACACCACTCAGGGGCCGTACTACTTCGACGCCGACAAGATCCGAAGCGACATCCGGGAGGACCGCGCGGGCACCCGGCTGCGGCTGGCCATCCGGGTGCAGGACAGCGAGAAGTGCGGGCCGCTGTCGAACGCGGTGGTGGAGATCTGGCACTGCGACGCGGCCGGGCTGTACTCGGGCGCCGAGGCCCAGTCGTCCGGCGGGGGCGGCGTACCCGGCGGTGCCCCACCGAGCGGCGCACCCGGCGGTGCCCGGCCGGGCAGCCCGCCCGCTGGCGGCGGTGCTCCGGGCGGCGGGAACGGCGAGCTGGCCGACCTCACCCCGACCGACGACAAGCGTTACCTGCGTGGCGCGCAGGTCACCAACGCCGACGGCATCGTCGAGTTCACCACCGTCTGGCCCGGCTGGTACCGGGGGCGCACCGTGCACGTCCACGCGATGGTGCACATCGGCACCGACCGGGTGCTGACCACGCAGCTGATGTTCGACGAGGCGCTGAACTCGAAGGTCTTCGCCGCGCAGCCGTACGCCGCGCACACCGGACGGGACACCTTCAACGACAACGACAACATCTACGACGCCAGCATGCTGCTCAAGGTCACCGAGGACGGGGACGGCCACCTCGGCGTGATCAACTTCGGTGTCGACGCGGATCGGGACGGGCAGTGA
- a CDS encoding osmoprotectant NAGGN system M42 family peptidase, giving the protein MSPRPLEIDLDYLRQVLLELLEIPSPSGRTDHVQQYVGERLSALGIGSTLTRRGALSAHLPGPRSTGADRAIVVHTDTIGGMVKRLKENGRLELKPIGTHSARFAEGAHVRIFTDDLDRVVTGQVLPLKASGHRYNDGVDLQGVGWEQVEIRVDEPVDDIAGLRALGIDAGDFVAFLPNPTITPSGYVKSRHLDDKAGVAAVLTAFKAMVDAGARPAVTAHLLVTVTEEIGHGASHGLDPDVAEIVSVDAAVVAPGQQSREDAATLAMGDGVGPFDYHLTRNLASIAAEHGVRLVRDVFDYYRSDVAAAVEAGAHARVALLGFGVDATHGHERTHLDGLRQLTQLLCLYLQSDLVFPEWDAEPEGDLADFPSLAVQPASEEGPREGPIGIAETS; this is encoded by the coding sequence GTGAGCCCGAGGCCCTTGGAGATCGACCTGGACTACCTGCGCCAGGTGCTGCTGGAGCTGCTGGAGATCCCGAGCCCGTCGGGGCGTACGGACCACGTGCAGCAGTACGTCGGCGAGCGGCTCTCCGCGCTCGGCATCGGCTCCACCCTGACCCGGCGCGGCGCGCTCAGCGCCCACCTGCCCGGCCCCCGCTCCACCGGCGCCGACCGGGCGATCGTGGTGCACACCGACACCATCGGCGGCATGGTCAAGCGGCTCAAGGAGAACGGCCGGCTGGAGCTGAAACCGATCGGCACGCACAGCGCCCGGTTCGCCGAGGGCGCGCACGTGCGGATCTTCACCGACGACCTGGACCGGGTGGTCACCGGCCAGGTGCTCCCCCTCAAGGCCAGCGGGCACCGCTACAACGACGGCGTGGACCTCCAGGGCGTGGGCTGGGAGCAGGTGGAGATCCGCGTCGACGAGCCGGTCGACGACATCGCCGGCCTGCGCGCGCTCGGCATCGACGCCGGGGACTTCGTCGCGTTCCTGCCGAACCCCACCATCACCCCCTCCGGGTACGTCAAGTCCCGGCACCTGGACGACAAGGCGGGCGTGGCGGCGGTGCTGACCGCGTTCAAGGCGATGGTCGACGCGGGCGCCCGGCCGGCGGTCACCGCGCACCTGCTGGTCACCGTGACCGAGGAGATCGGGCACGGCGCCTCACACGGCCTCGACCCCGACGTGGCGGAGATCGTCTCGGTGGACGCGGCGGTGGTCGCCCCAGGCCAGCAGTCCCGCGAGGACGCGGCAACCCTGGCGATGGGCGACGGGGTCGGCCCGTTCGACTACCACCTGACCCGCAACCTGGCCTCGATCGCCGCCGAACACGGCGTACGCCTGGTCCGGGACGTCTTCGACTACTACCGCTCGGACGTGGCGGCAGCCGTGGAGGCCGGGGCACACGCCCGGGTGGCGCTGCTCGGCTTCGGCGTGGACGCCACCCACGGGCACGAACGCACCCACCTCGACGGCCTGCGCCAACTCACCCAGTTGCTCTGCCTCTACCTCCAGAGCGACCTGGTCTTCCCCGAGTGGGACGCCGAGCCGGAGGGTGACCTGGCCGACTTCCCGTCGCTGGCCGTGCAGCCGGCCAGCGAGGAGGGCCCCCGCGAGGGCCCGATCGGCATCGCCGAGACCTCCTGA
- a CDS encoding ribonuclease Z → MSMRELVVLGTASQAPTRQRNHNGYVLRWDDEVILFDPGEGSQRQLLHTTVTATDLTRICVTHFHGDHCLGLPGTIQRLSLDRVPHPVTVHFPAGGAEYFARLRHAASFHETAELRVEPIETDGQRITLGVGTLEARRLRHPIETYGYRLVEPDGCRMLPEKLAAYGIAGPAVGELIRVGHLDLGGRRVTRDEVSVPRPGQRFAFVMDTGLCDGVYALAEHADLLVIESTFLDSEAALAAEVGHLTAGQAARVAAESGVRRLVLTHFSQRYADPGRFADEARAHFDGELVIAEDLTTVQVPPRRVASAG, encoded by the coding sequence GTGTCGATGCGCGAACTGGTGGTGCTCGGGACGGCCAGCCAGGCCCCGACCCGGCAGCGCAACCACAACGGGTACGTGCTGCGCTGGGACGACGAGGTGATCCTCTTCGACCCGGGCGAGGGCAGCCAGCGGCAACTCCTGCACACCACGGTCACCGCCACCGACCTGACCCGGATCTGCGTCACCCACTTCCACGGCGACCACTGCCTCGGCCTGCCCGGCACCATCCAGCGGCTCTCCCTCGACCGGGTGCCGCACCCGGTGACGGTGCACTTCCCGGCCGGTGGCGCGGAATACTTCGCCCGGCTGCGGCACGCCGCCAGCTTCCACGAGACCGCCGAGCTGCGCGTCGAGCCGATCGAGACCGACGGGCAGCGGATCACCCTGGGCGTCGGCACGCTGGAGGCCCGCCGGCTGCGACACCCCATCGAGACGTACGGCTACCGGCTCGTCGAGCCGGACGGCTGCCGGATGCTGCCGGAGAAGCTGGCCGCGTACGGCATCGCGGGGCCGGCCGTCGGGGAACTGATCCGCGTCGGCCACCTCGACCTCGGCGGGCGCCGCGTCACCCGCGACGAGGTGAGCGTGCCGAGGCCGGGGCAGCGGTTCGCCTTCGTGATGGACACCGGCCTCTGCGACGGGGTGTACGCCCTCGCCGAACACGCCGACCTGCTGGTCATCGAGTCGACGTTCCTCGACTCGGAGGCCGCGCTCGCCGCCGAGGTCGGCCACCTCACGGCGGGCCAGGCCGCGCGGGTGGCGGCCGAGTCGGGCGTACGCCGCCTCGTGCTCACCCACTTCTCCCAGCGGTACGCCGACCCAGGCCGCTTCGCCGACGAGGCCCGCGCGCACTTCGACGGGGAACTGGTGATCGCCGAGGACCTGACGACCGTGCAGGTTCCGCCCCGGCGGGTAGCCTCGGCCGGGTGA